The following nucleotide sequence is from Mesobacillus jeotgali.
TGCAGGATTCTGAGATCTCCAGATCGTAACTAAGGCTTTCAAGCCAATTGGTTAACAGAGACATAATCGTCACCTCAGGGGGCATTATTCTATACTTTCATTTTACGATTAAACCTTTAAAAAAGAGGCGAGTTTGCCAGATATTCATACATATGTAAAAGAAAATTCACAAATGAAGTGCCGCTGAGTCACTATATCCTCAGTCAAACCAGGAGAAATCAGTTATGTCGATAGAACTTATGGAGGATTCATTAAAGTTAATTTAGGTGAATTCCTTCACATACTCAAGAGGGTTTCGCCACAGAATGTATATTGTTTCACAAACTTTTATGCCATATAGTGAAGGTGTATTCGAAAGGTGGTGAATCCCGGTGATTGGATTAGATAACAAGAAAGAGTGTGCGAATGTTTTTTTAGTCCTTGCAGATTTATATAAACATCCAACTATAGAGATCTGGGATGAGATTAAGGAACAAGATCTTCTGAAGAAGCTGGAAGAATCGATCAAGAATCATTACAATCATACTTTTTCCTTAGAGGAAGTCTTGCCTGAAAGCTATGAAAAGTTTCAAGAATTATTCATGACCTCTATTGGAAGCATGCAAAAGCAGGCTGCCATTCCGGTTGAATCTTTGTATAAACCGTGGACACAGGACAAAACTTGTACACTTCCCTTTGCACGGGACAAAGGGTATATCCTGGGTGATTCGGCGTTACATATCAATTTTCTGTTAGAAAAGCTAAAGATCGATATTCCTGTTGAATTACAGGGCATGCCGGACCACTTGGCTATCCTGCTGGAATTGCTGGCCTATTTCATAGAGCATGCTCCTGAACACTTTACAGCTGAATTTATGGATGATCATTTCGATTGGCTGGAAGAATTCGAATCGCAGCTTTCGCTGGTAACAGAGCACTCATTTTATCAGAGGTTGACAAGAATATTGATTGAGACCCTGCAGGCGCATCGAAATAATTACCTGTAGATCTTAAATTTTGGCTGTTTTCGCTTTGATTGCTGCATCTGGGCTCTTTTCGAGGAGACTCCCAGCTTCAAATGCGTAAAAAGGTTGTAAAAACAATAATGTTCCAAAAGCGTAAATCTGTTTAAGGTGGTGATGCTTTTAGTGATGGACAATCTTTTGAAAAAAGCTATAATAACAGATTCAATTCCATCAGTCAGGAATTTTGCTAAAGAGTCAAAAAGATTAAACTTTAGCATTGTTGGAAGAAGCATCATGTTATCGAATGTGCCTGTGACAATGCAATATAGGCATTACATCCAATATGTTTTACCGGTCGGGAGTAAAAGGAGGGCTAGTTAAAATGGTGGAAACAAAACTATCACGTCGTGGATTTATCAAAGCCTCTGCTGCTACTGCTGCTCTGGCATCTGCGGGAACAGTAGGCTTTAATGAATGGTCCAAAAATTATGTGAAAGCAGGAGCAAATGCAGTAGTGAAGGAGATTCCTAGTACATGCAATGCATGTTCAAGCAAATGCGGAATGATCGGCCACATCAAAAATGGCCGCTTATGGAAGCTGACGGGGCACCCTGACCATCCTTATTCGAAAGGAAAGCTGTGTGCGAGAGGGCATGGTTATGCTACTGTTGTTTATTCAAAAGACAGGCTGACACAGCCTTTAAAAAGGGTGGGCAACAAGAAATTTGAGCCGATCACATGGGAACAAGCTTATAAAGAAATCGCTGAAAAATTGAACAAAATCATTAAAGAACATGGTCCCCAGTCAGTCGCATTAACGGAGGACCCCCGTGCTTCAGGGAAATTTTATTCCCCTCGATTCATCAATGCCCTGGGTTCTGCCAACTATTATACGCACCATGTAGTTTGCTCGAACTCCAGGGATGCAGGTTTTCTTCATACAGTAGGGGTAACGGCTACTAGCGCAGATATCAGCAATGCAAAATATATTATGTTCATTGGCAGGAGCTATGGTGACGGCATCCGTCCTAGTTCCGTACAATCTCTGGCAGCCGCGAAGGATAACGGAGCCAAGATTGTTATTGTTGATCCTCGTTTGAACAATACCGGCAACCTGGCGACCGAATGGCTTGCGATCCGTCCTGGCACAGACCTGGCACTGGTGCTGGCGATGTCACATGTATTGATAAAAGAAAACCTTCAGGATACAGAGTTCATTAAGAACTACACAATTGGTTATGAGGAATATGCGAAGGAACTGAAAAAATACACGCCAGAATGGGCAGAAGGAATCACCGGTATACCTGCAGACGCTATCACTCGTATTGCAGTAGATATGGGCAAAGCCAAACCGAAGGCATTGATTGAGCAATCATGGAGAGGTGCTTTCGGCTGCAACTATGAAAATAGTACAGAAACCGGCCGTGCCGTAGCAATGTTCAATGCTTTACTTGGAAACTACCAGCAAAAAGGCGGAAGTATATTTGGCGGAAAACCTTCGCTGGGTAAGCTTGACAAGTCTAAACACCCGAGTCCAAAAGAACCAGATATTCCAAAGGCAGGATCCAAGGAATTCCCGATTGCCTACCCAGAAAACGGTGTAGCAACAATCGTGGCAAAAGAAGCTCTGGAAGGAAAAATGAAGGCGGCAATTTATTATCATTCCAATGCAGCACTTGGTTACGGAAATCCTAAAGTCATGAAGGAAGCACTTTCTAAAATGGATCTTGTGGTGGCAATAGATGTTCAAATGTCTGAAACTGCACAATTGGCTCACTACGTCCTTCCTGAAGTGACATATATTGAACGCGATGAAGTAATAGAAGGTTTATCAGGTAAGATTCCTGGAATCGCCCTTCGCCAGCAAATGGTGGAGAAAGTCCATCCAGAAACAAAGCCGATCCATGAGATTTATACGGAGCTCGCAAAAGCTTGCGGAGTTGGTCAGCACTTCAATTTCACACTGGATGAATTGAATGAAGCGATGCTTGCACCGACCGGTATTACGTATAAACAGCTTAGGGAAAAAGGTACAATCATGTTCCCGAATGAGGAAATTACGATCGGAGAAATGCCGAAATTAAAAACTCCATCCGGGAAAGTTGAATTTTACAGTGAAACATATAAAGCAGCTGGTTTCATGCCGATCGTCGAATGGATTGAGCCAAAGGTAAGTCCCGCAGACGATTCCTTCCGTCTGATTACGGGCAAGCAGGCGATACACAGCCATACTCAGACTGCGAATATACCAATCTTGATGCAAATTACAAAAGATTATGATTTAGAGAGAATCTGGATCAACCCTGTCCGTGCCAAAGCGCTGGGAATCAAGGATGGGGATATGGTGGAATTGAAATCCAGTGAAGCAACCAGCAAAATCCGGGTCAAAGTTACTGAAAGAATCCACCCAGAGGCGATTTTTGTCCCAAGTCATTACGGCATTACGTCTAAAGATTTGAAAACAGGATACGGTGTTGGCTTTGGATATATGGAGCATGTTCCCTTTGATTTTGAAAAATGGAGTGGATCGGGTAATATCCACGAAGTAATCGTGAAGGTTAGGAAGGTGAAGGGCTGATGGCACGCTATGGAATGGTAATAGACACACGAAAATGCGTCGGCTGCTATGCTTGCCGGGTAAGCTGCCAGATGCAGAATGAGCTTCCGGTAGAAGAGTCTTATATTAAATTTTATGAAAAGGAAACAGGGGTTTTCCCAAACGTCAAGAATGAAATCATCCCTGTACAATGCCAGCACTGTGAGGATGCCCCATGTGTTAGTGTTTGCCCGACAAAGGCAACCTATACGACGGATGAAGGCATCGTGCTAGTAGATGCAGATAAGTGTATCGGCTGCAAGTACTGTATGGTGGCATGCCATTATGGTGCGAGAACACAGGACCATAATACAGGAGTTGTTGAGAAGTGCCGTTTCTGTGCTGAGCTGGTAGCAGAAGGCAAGCAGCCGGCCTGTGTAAGCACATGTATTAGCAACGCCAGGATATTTGGTGATCTTGATGATCCAAATAGCGAAGTTTCGAAAGCAATTGTTAAAATGAATGCCCAGCCTTTAAGGCCGGACTTAGGCAAGGCAAAAATTTACTACGTGAGGTGATTATAATGGTTTGGGGAACAATTATCGCAGCCTATTTATTCCTTGCTGGACTAAGTGCCGGGGCTTTTTTAACATCTTCCTATGCAGCAAGGAAATATCCGGAGGCCAAGACAGTCAGGTTTGTTGGAAGGTTAATCAGCCCGATTCTGATGGGAATAGGACTGTTACTTCTAATTGTTGATGCTGAAGCCGGTCTTAAGGATCCTTTGCGCTTCATCTATTTGTTTACTAATTTCAGTTCCGTCATGACAATCGGTACTTATTTCATCAGCTTTTTCATGATGGCGGCAGCCTACATCGCCTTGATGGAACTGTTGAAAAAAGATACGAACAAAATTGTGGAGTACGTCGGTATCGTATTCGCTGTTGCCACAGCCATTTACACTGGCTTCCTGATTGGGGTCATCGGTGCTGTTCCGCTATGGAATACAGCCATTCTGCCGATCCTGTTCGTTGTGTCGGCATTTTCAACAGGAATTGCCGGTACTATGCTTGTATCAGCAATTTTGGATAAAAAAGTTGTGCATCATGTTATGGCGTTAAAAAAGATTCACTTAACATTGCTGATAGCTGAAGTATTTCTGATCTTCACGATGTTCCTGATTACTTCATCGACCAATGAGTCTGCAGCCCAATCTGTTTCTATGCT
It contains:
- a CDS encoding 4Fe-4S dicluster domain-containing protein, giving the protein MARYGMVIDTRKCVGCYACRVSCQMQNELPVEESYIKFYEKETGVFPNVKNEIIPVQCQHCEDAPCVSVCPTKATYTTDEGIVLVDADKCIGCKYCMVACHYGARTQDHNTGVVEKCRFCAELVAEGKQPACVSTCISNARIFGDLDDPNSEVSKAIVKMNAQPLRPDLGKAKIYYVR
- a CDS encoding molecular chaperone TorD family protein; this encodes MIGLDNKKECANVFLVLADLYKHPTIEIWDEIKEQDLLKKLEESIKNHYNHTFSLEEVLPESYEKFQELFMTSIGSMQKQAAIPVESLYKPWTQDKTCTLPFARDKGYILGDSALHINFLLEKLKIDIPVELQGMPDHLAILLELLAYFIEHAPEHFTAEFMDDHFDWLEEFESQLSLVTEHSFYQRLTRILIETLQAHRNNYL
- a CDS encoding molybdopterin-dependent oxidoreductase, producing the protein MVETKLSRRGFIKASAATAALASAGTVGFNEWSKNYVKAGANAVVKEIPSTCNACSSKCGMIGHIKNGRLWKLTGHPDHPYSKGKLCARGHGYATVVYSKDRLTQPLKRVGNKKFEPITWEQAYKEIAEKLNKIIKEHGPQSVALTEDPRASGKFYSPRFINALGSANYYTHHVVCSNSRDAGFLHTVGVTATSADISNAKYIMFIGRSYGDGIRPSSVQSLAAAKDNGAKIVIVDPRLNNTGNLATEWLAIRPGTDLALVLAMSHVLIKENLQDTEFIKNYTIGYEEYAKELKKYTPEWAEGITGIPADAITRIAVDMGKAKPKALIEQSWRGAFGCNYENSTETGRAVAMFNALLGNYQQKGGSIFGGKPSLGKLDKSKHPSPKEPDIPKAGSKEFPIAYPENGVATIVAKEALEGKMKAAIYYHSNAALGYGNPKVMKEALSKMDLVVAIDVQMSETAQLAHYVLPEVTYIERDEVIEGLSGKIPGIALRQQMVEKVHPETKPIHEIYTELAKACGVGQHFNFTLDELNEAMLAPTGITYKQLREKGTIMFPNEEITIGEMPKLKTPSGKVEFYSETYKAAGFMPIVEWIEPKVSPADDSFRLITGKQAIHSHTQTANIPILMQITKDYDLERIWINPVRAKALGIKDGDMVELKSSEATSKIRVKVTERIHPEAIFVPSHYGITSKDLKTGYGVGFGYMEHVPFDFEKWSGSGNIHEVIVKVRKVKG
- the nrfD gene encoding NrfD/PsrC family molybdoenzyme membrane anchor subunit; this encodes MVWGTIIAAYLFLAGLSAGAFLTSSYAARKYPEAKTVRFVGRLISPILMGIGLLLLIVDAEAGLKDPLRFIYLFTNFSSVMTIGTYFISFFMMAAAYIALMELLKKDTNKIVEYVGIVFAVATAIYTGFLIGVIGAVPLWNTAILPILFVVSAFSTGIAGTMLVSAILDKKVVHHVMALKKIHLTLLIAEVFLIFTMFLITSSTNESAAQSVSMLLTGEYSTLFWFGLIVAGLILPITIEALELWNSKRLHQTPAGLELAASGSHGIAATMITESAVLAGGFILRYLLLAAAVPVIFL